A window of the Acidithiobacillus thiooxidans ATCC 19377 genome harbors these coding sequences:
- the merC gene encoding organomercurial transporter MerC, translated as MNTQWMTRIADKTGVIGTLIGSFSCAMCFPAAASIGAVIGLSFLSRWEGLFVHILIPVFASIALAANLIGWFSHHQWLRVLAGIIGPILVLIGSFGMTQHFLPIMMARELFYVGLVVMLLAALWDLFSPAHRRCNVSLPKEGQRGG; from the coding sequence ATGAACACCCAATGGATGACTCGTATTGCCGATAAGACAGGCGTTATCGGCACCCTTATCGGAAGTTTTAGTTGCGCCATGTGCTTCCCCGCAGCGGCGAGCATCGGGGCGGTCATTGGCTTGAGCTTTCTTAGTCGGTGGGAGGGGCTCTTCGTGCATATCTTGATCCCGGTTTTTGCCAGTATAGCCTTGGCTGCTAATCTAATCGGATGGTTTTCTCATCATCAGTGGCTTCGGGTCTTGGCTGGTATCATCGGACCCATACTGGTTTTAATCGGTTCCTTTGGAATGACTCAACATTTCCTGCCCATAATGATGGCCCGTGAGCTTTTTTATGTCGGTCTAGTTGTTATGTTGTTGGCAGCATTGTGGGACTTGTTCAGCCCGGCACATCGTCGCTGTAACGTGTCCTTACCAAAAGAGGGCCAGCGTGGCGGGTAA
- a CDS encoding cytochrome P460 family protein, with protein MLKLKIAVLFTVTCLFSSWAWAHTAGPSPEALWKEVQILQKTHAIMPGSTPFQLGSRTVDPYTVDLANTLAISTIKKAGGILKVTRYSNGSLVVKENYNAHKQLVGVTAMLKAAKYDPSDRNWIMAAYDPTGKVLAYGKVGSCIACHVLVRHQDLVFAPPPTQLLPITTWKAFFSKQEMNPAYVTQIQKHPEAVVQ; from the coding sequence ATGTTAAAACTGAAAATTGCCGTTCTTTTTACCGTCACCTGCCTTTTTTCCAGCTGGGCTTGGGCGCATACAGCCGGACCCAGCCCTGAAGCTCTGTGGAAAGAAGTGCAAATTTTGCAAAAAACGCACGCCATCATGCCCGGAAGTACACCCTTTCAGCTGGGATCTCGGACGGTTGATCCTTACACTGTGGACCTGGCCAACACTTTGGCAATATCCACTATAAAAAAAGCCGGTGGGATACTGAAAGTGACCCGCTATAGTAACGGAAGCCTGGTGGTCAAAGAGAATTACAATGCCCACAAGCAGTTAGTTGGCGTTACCGCCATGCTGAAGGCGGCTAAATATGATCCTTCAGACCGCAACTGGATCATGGCTGCCTATGATCCCACCGGTAAAGTCCTGGCTTATGGCAAAGTAGGCAGCTGTATCGCCTGTCACGTACTGGTCCGCCATCAAGACTTGGTTTTTGCTCCGCCGCCAACACAATTATTGCCGATCACCACTTGGAAGGCTTTTTTCTCCAAGCAGGAAATGAATCCGGCTTACGTGACACAGATTCAAAAACATCCCGAGGCTGTCGTTCAGTAG
- the merR gene encoding Hg(II)-responsive transcriptional regulator gives MTDDLRNYTIGTLARTAGVNIETIRFYQRKKLMRIPERPHGGIRHYGQQDLKRLKFVKSAQRLGFNLEEVAQLLHLDDGAHCKQAAAVAESHLSDVRKRLEQLKAMEAALAELLEECQKHSGEVACPLISALQS, from the coding sequence ATGACAGACGATTTGCGTAATTATACCATTGGCACTCTCGCAAGGACCGCAGGGGTCAATATAGAAACCATACGCTTCTACCAGCGCAAGAAGCTGATGCGCATACCTGAACGGCCTCATGGAGGGATTCGTCACTATGGGCAGCAGGATCTGAAACGATTAAAGTTTGTGAAGTCTGCTCAGCGCCTGGGATTTAATCTTGAAGAGGTCGCTCAACTTCTGCATCTGGATGACGGGGCGCATTGCAAGCAGGCAGCTGCGGTAGCAGAAAGTCACTTATCCGATGTACGAAAGCGCTTGGAACAACTAAAGGCCATGGAAGCTGCATTGGCAGAACTGTTGGAAGAATGTCAGAAGCATTCGGGCGAGGTCGCCTGCCCACTTATTTCCGCATTGCAGTCATAA
- a CDS encoding IS630 family transposase — translation MRVAPTVTLTSEERSELSRIVASRLSSVRLSLRARMILLAAEGLQNKEIAERLGVDRLQVARWRKRYLEHRLSGIERDLPRGAPPVKVDVARLVELTTQSKPEAMTHWSTRRMAAELGVSAASVSRHWRKHGLKPHLLRGFKVSRDPHFVEKLEDIVGLYMSPPEHALVLCVDEKSQVQALDRTQPGLPLKKGRAETMTHDYKRNGTTTLFAALNVLDGQVIGQCQQRHTHVEWLKFLKKIDRQTPRDKALHLIADNYATHKHPVVQAWLDKHPRIHMHFTPTSASWLNMVERFFRDITTQRLRRGVFTSVPELIQAIEGYIDHHNTHPKPFIWTKTARDILQKVIRANSHLSSKQNATLH, via the coding sequence TTGCGAGTTGCGCCCACAGTCACTTTAACCAGCGAAGAGCGGTCCGAGTTGTCCCGTATAGTCGCCTCCCGATTAAGCAGTGTCCGCTTGTCATTACGGGCACGGATGATATTGCTGGCGGCAGAGGGCTTGCAGAACAAAGAAATTGCGGAGCGCCTGGGGGTGGATCGCCTGCAAGTCGCACGTTGGCGCAAGCGTTATCTGGAACACCGCTTGTCGGGCATTGAACGCGATTTACCGCGCGGCGCCCCTCCGGTGAAAGTGGATGTGGCCCGTCTGGTAGAATTGACCACGCAGAGTAAGCCGGAAGCGATGACGCATTGGAGTACGCGTAGGATGGCGGCAGAACTGGGTGTCAGTGCCGCCAGTGTGTCACGGCATTGGCGCAAGCATGGCCTCAAGCCTCATCTGCTGCGTGGTTTCAAGGTGTCACGTGACCCGCATTTTGTGGAAAAGCTGGAAGATATTGTGGGGTTGTATATGTCTCCCCCGGAGCATGCCTTGGTGCTCTGCGTGGATGAAAAAAGTCAGGTACAGGCCCTGGACCGGACCCAACCGGGACTCCCCCTCAAAAAGGGCCGCGCAGAAACGATGACCCACGACTACAAACGTAATGGCACTACGACCTTGTTTGCCGCCCTCAACGTGCTGGATGGTCAGGTCATCGGACAGTGTCAACAGCGCCATACCCATGTGGAATGGCTGAAGTTCCTGAAGAAAATTGATCGGCAGACGCCCAGGGACAAGGCTCTGCATCTGATTGCCGACAACTATGCGACCCATAAACACCCGGTAGTACAGGCGTGGCTCGACAAGCACCCGCGTATTCACATGCACTTCACGCCCACTTCGGCATCCTGGCTCAACATGGTCGAGCGTTTCTTTCGGGATATCACGACCCAGCGGTTACGTCGTGGGGTGTTCACCAGTGTGCCTGAACTCATCCAGGCCATTGAGGGGTACATCGACCACCACAACACCCATCCCAAACCTTTCATCTGGACCAAAACCGCCCGCGACATCCTGCAAAAAGTCATTCGCGCCAACAGCCATTTAAGCAGCAAACAGAATGCAACACTACACTAG
- a CDS encoding heavy metal-binding domain-containing protein, with product MSIWDKIKHGIEEVAQDAQRAAENLGHNVSQGVRSQTPEEMQRYSEWEQALQQRRLPSFVQNRLFATSQGHLPWISTATAAELLLQRSHGVQPIGMVTGNCWYHFGYSWTQGHYDGWHTAVERMRLEAIALGANAIVDVRMKVRHGEGEDMDYGVTGTAIRLTGIPPATAPVIATVSALEFVRLLEDGVVPVGIAIGANFDWYMPWMGTVADQASQQAPFAARYWNMEITDLSTFQENVRRRALYDLREDGRKMAAGVLGHTSYTQMFRVPADQDNPERFLCRHISIGTAISYLPKNPPQHELLAMISLADHPLTSATDSKKDLI from the coding sequence ATGTCCATTTGGGACAAGATCAAACACGGTATTGAGGAAGTCGCCCAGGACGCGCAGCGAGCGGCCGAAAATCTGGGTCATAACGTGAGCCAGGGCGTCCGTTCACAAACCCCTGAAGAAATGCAGCGTTATTCTGAATGGGAACAGGCCTTGCAGCAACGCCGCCTGCCCAGTTTTGTTCAAAATCGCCTGTTCGCGACCAGTCAGGGGCATCTTCCCTGGATCAGTACGGCCACTGCCGCAGAACTTCTTTTGCAACGCAGTCACGGGGTTCAGCCTATCGGTATGGTAACCGGAAACTGTTGGTATCACTTTGGTTATTCCTGGACCCAGGGACACTACGATGGCTGGCACACGGCGGTAGAGCGAATGCGCCTTGAAGCCATCGCTCTGGGAGCTAATGCGATTGTCGATGTGCGCATGAAAGTGCGGCATGGGGAAGGTGAGGATATGGATTATGGGGTGACCGGCACCGCTATCCGGCTAACCGGAATTCCCCCTGCCACCGCGCCAGTTATCGCTACTGTGTCAGCCCTGGAATTTGTCCGTTTGCTGGAAGATGGCGTGGTTCCTGTAGGTATTGCCATTGGCGCCAATTTTGACTGGTACATGCCCTGGATGGGTACGGTCGCCGATCAGGCTTCTCAGCAGGCACCTTTTGCGGCACGTTACTGGAATATGGAAATTACCGACCTTTCTACTTTTCAGGAAAATGTCCGGCGCCGGGCGCTTTATGATTTGCGCGAAGATGGCCGCAAGATGGCTGCCGGAGTTCTTGGACACACCAGTTATACCCAAATGTTTCGGGTACCTGCCGATCAGGACAACCCCGAACGTTTTCTATGCCGCCACATCAGTATTGGTACCGCCATCAGTTATCTGCCAAAAAACCCACCGCAACATGAACTGCTTGCCATGATATCACTGGCTGATCACCCCCTGACCAGTGCTACTGACTCCAAAAAGGATTTGATATGA
- a CDS encoding PspA/IM30 family protein, whose translation MSLFKHASEILQGKVNHFLNNAEDPAETLDLSYEKMITNLQETKRHLADVVTEKVSLESQMAQAQKAADKADADAKMALGANREDLARAELAQKQSELQKLASLKEAHDAVSAQSQKLQDYEQKLQDHIEQFRTQKEVTKSEMMAAKAEVQAGESLSGIGKGMDDAGEAMRRAQDRTAQMESKATAMDGLIESGALSDPLDTRSQTDKELDKVRASSGVDDDLARLKAEMAKEKAGGASGDSSGNS comes from the coding sequence ATGTCATTATTTAAGCATGCCTCAGAAATATTGCAGGGTAAGGTCAATCATTTTCTGAATAATGCGGAAGATCCTGCTGAAACCCTGGATTTATCATATGAAAAAATGATCACCAACCTGCAGGAAACCAAACGCCATCTGGCCGATGTGGTTACTGAAAAAGTGTCGCTGGAAAGTCAGATGGCACAAGCGCAAAAAGCCGCTGACAAGGCCGACGCAGATGCCAAGATGGCTCTGGGTGCCAACCGTGAAGACCTGGCCCGCGCCGAGTTGGCCCAAAAGCAGTCTGAATTGCAAAAACTGGCCAGTCTCAAGGAAGCGCATGATGCGGTGTCGGCTCAGTCCCAGAAGCTGCAGGATTATGAGCAGAAACTGCAGGATCATATTGAACAGTTCCGTACCCAGAAAGAAGTGACCAAAAGCGAAATGATGGCTGCCAAGGCTGAGGTCCAGGCTGGAGAATCATTGAGTGGTATCGGCAAGGGTATGGATGACGCCGGTGAGGCCATGCGTCGCGCCCAGGACCGCACCGCCCAAATGGAGTCCAAGGCAACTGCCATGGATGGCCTGATTGAGTCGGGTGCCCTCAGTGACCCCCTCGATACTCGCAGCCAAACCGATAAGGAACTGGATAAAGTACGCGCCAGTAGTGGCGTTGATGATGATCTCGCCCGTCTAAAGGCAGAAATGGCCAAAGAAAAGGCCGGAGGGGCATCCGGAGACAGTTCGGGAAATTCCTGA
- a CDS encoding heavy metal-binding domain-containing protein — MTDSTEHLAPHAVERLKGLRSQGSHEGIFTSDLSVNEFVMVRKANFEPLGLVVGSCIYHMGIQYGNWNQNMEMDVLSQAMYQARELAISRMEQESILLQADGIVGVRLEVKRMEWDQDILEFMAIGTAIAHRSGASGFKGVGGKPFTSDLSGQDFWMLLQAGYRPMEMVMGSCVYHVAHQGLLKSMGNVGRNTEMEQFTQAMYDARELAMERMQHEAQEAQADGITGVQLHEGSHNWKPHIIEFFAVGTAVKAMENADALVDGLSPQLVIPVND, encoded by the coding sequence ATGACCGATAGTACAGAACATCTCGCTCCCCATGCTGTAGAACGTCTGAAAGGACTGCGTTCGCAGGGCAGTCACGAAGGTATATTTACTTCGGATTTGTCCGTCAATGAGTTTGTGATGGTCCGCAAGGCCAATTTTGAGCCCTTGGGTCTGGTGGTCGGTTCGTGTATTTATCACATGGGAATCCAGTATGGAAACTGGAATCAAAACATGGAAATGGATGTGCTTTCTCAGGCCATGTATCAAGCCCGTGAGCTGGCTATCAGTCGCATGGAGCAGGAATCCATTTTACTGCAGGCCGATGGTATTGTGGGTGTGCGACTGGAAGTGAAGCGTATGGAATGGGATCAGGACATTCTCGAATTCATGGCGATTGGCACGGCCATCGCCCACCGCAGTGGCGCGTCAGGCTTCAAGGGGGTGGGCGGCAAGCCCTTTACCAGTGATCTGAGTGGTCAGGACTTCTGGATGTTGTTGCAGGCGGGTTACCGCCCCATGGAAATGGTCATGGGTTCCTGCGTGTATCATGTGGCACATCAAGGGCTGTTGAAATCCATGGGAAATGTGGGTCGCAATACGGAAATGGAACAATTTACCCAAGCCATGTATGACGCCAGGGAGCTTGCCATGGAACGTATGCAACATGAGGCGCAGGAAGCCCAGGCGGACGGCATTACCGGCGTTCAGCTTCATGAAGGCAGCCATAACTGGAAACCCCATATCATCGAATTTTTTGCCGTCGGTACCGCCGTGAAAGCCATGGAAAATGCCGATGCTCTGGTTGATGGCCTGAGCCCGCAACTGGTTATTCCGGTCAACGATTAA